In a genomic window of Bubalus bubalis isolate 160015118507 breed Murrah chromosome 17, NDDB_SH_1, whole genome shotgun sequence:
- the PLA2G3 gene encoding group 3 secretory phospholipase A2 translates to MGVLVALLGVLSFLGVVPGGSPTLHLHSTSCHLARPTASIPLGSLSFLGKDVQGLALFHARWDGHGRLQVCSRQDEPELTAAFRALCAGELTRGSFIHTPGPELQRALAILQSQWEACQGPAESPAGTREKRAAGQSGAPGIRHQRVKRGWTMPGTLWCGVGDSAGNSTELGVFQGPDLCCQEHDHCPKTVSPFQYNYGIRNYRFHTISHCSCDARFQQCLQNQRDSVSDIVGVVFFNVLAIPCFVLEEQEACVEWYWWGGCRRYGSVPLARLQPRTLYNASWSSPAIPSSPSPQNTAPSQPQLIQHPQKWPSQQKESRHPSQAKATALQAPVASPGPAMLPRIQLEVTDPDLQGPQGGLKPQGVRQACRSFHRLDRCEHQIGPQETKFQLFNSAGDPLFHCNCTHRLARFLRLHNPPVGAIMHRELLGMTCFKLAPPLDCAEVKDCSSDPRAIRVAARHLRRLQQRRHQLQGSGTHHRQARPSEHPKAPTSFYDRCLQLTQGAGGPKGQQKPWNQ, encoded by the exons ATGGGGGTTCTGGTGGCACTGTTGGGGGTGCTGAGCTTCCTGGGGGTGGTTCCGGGAGGCTCCCCTACCCTCCACTTGCACAGCACCTCCTGCCACTTGGCCAGGCCCACCGCCAGCATCCCTTTGGGGTCCCTGAGCTTCCTGGGCAAGGATGTCCAGGGACTAGCTCTGTTCCATGCCCGCTGGGATGGGCACGGGAGATTGCAGGTGTGCAGCCGGCAGGATGAGCCAGAGCTCACTGCAGCCTTCCGTGCACTCTGTGCTGGTGAGCTCACCCGGGGCTCCTTCATCCACACCCCTGGACCTGAGCTGCAGAGAGCCCTGGCCATCCTTCAGAGCCAGTGGGAGGCCTGCCAAGGGCCTGCTGAGAGTCCAGCAGGGACCAGGGAGAAGCGAGCAGCAGGGCAGAGTGGAGCGCCTGGCATCCGGCACCAGCGGGTGAAGAGGGGCTGGACTATGCCTGGCACGCTGTGGTGTGGAGTCGGGGACTCTGCCGGGAACTCCACGGAGCTGG GGGTCTTCCAGGGCCCTGATCTCTGCTGCCAGGAACATGACCACTGCCCCAAGACGGTCTCGCCCTTCCAGTACAACTACGGCATCCGGAACTACCGATTCCACACCATCTCCCACTGCAGCTGTGACGCCAG GTTCCAGCAGTGCCTGCAGAACCAGCGGGACTCCGTCTCTGACATCGTGGGCGTGGTCTTCTTCAACGTGCTGGCAATCCCCTGCTTTGTGCTGGAGGAGCAGGAGGCCTGTGTGGAGTGGTACTGGTGGGGCGG GTGTAGAAGGTACGGCTCTGTGCCCCTCGCTCGTCTCCAGCCCAGGACCCTCTACAATGCCTCTTGGAGCTCCCCTGCCATCCCCTCAAGTCCCAGCCCCCAGAACACAGCCCCTAGCCAGCCTCAGCTGATACAGCATCCTCAGAAGTGGCCATCACAGCAGAAAGAGTCCAGGCACCCCAGTCAAGCCAAGGccacagccctccaggcccctgtgGCCTCCCCTGGGCCTGCCATGCTCCCCAGAATCCAGCTGGAGGTCACCGATCCAGATCTCCAGGGGCCTCAGGGTGGCTTAAAACCTCAGG gcgTCCGCCAGGCCTGCCGCAGCTTCCACCGCCTGGACCGGTGTGAGCATCAGATCGGGCCCCAGGAGACCAAGTTCCAGCTGTTCAACAGCGCCGGGGACCCCCTCTTCCACTGCAACTGCACACACCG GCTGGCCCGCTTCCTGAGGCTCCACAACCCACCTGTGGGCGCCATCATGCATCGGGAGCTGCTGGGCATGACCTGCTTCAAACTTGCCCCTCCGCTGGACTGTGCTGAGGTCAAAGA CTGTTCCAGTGACCCCAGGGCCATCAGAGTGGCAGCTCGGCACCTGCGGCGACTTCAGCAGAGGCGACACCAGCTCCAGGGGTCGGGCACACACCACAGGCAGGCAAGGCCTTCAGAGCACCCAAAGGCCCCCACATCATTCTACGACCGGTGCCTGCAGCTGACCCAGGGAGCCGGAGGACCCAAAGGGCAGCAGAAACCCTGGAACCAGTGA
- the INPP5J gene encoding phosphatidylinositol 4,5-bisphosphate 5-phosphatase A, which produces MTSLVPGSGGAGAGAGREPGAAWAADMEGRGDGGSRRPGTRAGLGPLPMPHGISQTGAPSKLPAKKSAPVPLEPRLALTPVGPRAAVPPSSEGPRLALVSPRPILAPASTPGGKKTAPAHRRSGLAPTFMGQLVMSASAGPKPPPATSGSVLAPTSLGQLLMPASAGPRPPSATPVPRLAPLSRDEKQVPPASMGPKPALAASGLSLAVTSEQQPPQPPSSPSPGPSPVLSPSQEQLLSPASMTPALASTGWTPAKQRDAPAPRPPPQSEGHLPAPAQASGAVSSPSLIQAPPDPRVSPSFRARPEVPRSSPEDPVLPRPPQTLPLDVGQGPPEPSTRSPGLLSPTFRPGAALAQTVPPPLPKPPRSPSRSPSRSPNRSPGVPPAPEMALPRPSSQGAGPGERLSPSLQPRETPVPVTTSSSTPTSSSSSWSAQPTCKSDPGFWITVVTWNVGTAMPPDDVTSLLHLGSTSDDSDRADMIAIGLQEVNSMINKRLKDALFTDQWSELFMDALGPFNFVLVSTVRMQGVILLLFAKYYHLPFLRDVQTDCTRTGLGGYWGNKGGVSVRLAAFGHMLCFLNCHLPAHMDKAEQRKDNFQTILSLQQFQGPGAQGILDHDLVFWFGDLNFRIESYDLHFVKVAIDSEQLHQLWEKDQLNMAKNTWPILKGFQEGPLNFAPTFKFDVGTNKYDTSAKKRKPAWTDRILWKVKAPGGGPSPSGRESHRLQVTQHSYRSHMEYTVSDHKPVAAQFVLHFAFRDDVPLVRLEVADEWVRPEQAVVRYRIETVFARSSWDWIGLYRVGFRHCKDYVAYVWAKHEDVDGSTYQVTFSEESLPKGHGDFILGYYSHTHGILIGVTEPFQISLPTSEPTSSSTDSSGASSEDEDDSTLELLAPKSRSPSPGKSKRHRSRSPGLARFPSLALRPSSRERRGTSRSPSPQSRRLPRAAPDGAGNGGSRGSSEEGPPGLPGAWAFPPSVPRSLGLLPALRLETVDPGGGGCWGPDPEALASSGSLSPSPQGRQGLEEGGLGP; this is translated from the exons ATGACATCACTGGTTCCCGGGAGCggaggagctggagctggagccgGGAGGGAACCTGGGGCTGCCTGGGCTGCAGACATGGAGGGCCGGGGCGACGGTGGCAGCAGGAGGCCAGGGACCCGGGCTGGCTTGGGCCCCCTGCCCATGCCCCATGGGATTTCACAAACTGGGGCACCCTCCAAG CTCCCAGCGAAGAAGTCAGCCCCAGTGCCCTTGGAACCGCGGTTGGCTCTGACGCCTGTGGGACCACGAGCAGCAGTTCCACCTTCCTCAGAGGGTCCAAGGCTGGCTCTGGTGTCTCCCCGACCCATCTTGGCTCCAGCGTCCACCCCTGGAGGGAAGAAAACAGCTCCTGCCCACCGCCGCTCCGGCCTAGCTCCAACATTCATGGGCCAGTTGGTGATGTCTGCCTCGGCTGGGCCGAAGCCTCCTCCTGCGACCTCAGGCTCAGTCCTGGCTCCGACGTCCCTGGGGCAGCTCCTGATGCCTGCCTCAGCTGGGCCAAGGCCTCCCTCAGCTACCCCGGTGCCTAGGCTGGCTCCATTGTCCAGGGACGAGAAGCAGGTGCCACCTGCCTCCATGGGACCCAAGCCAGCACTGGCTGCTTCAGGCCTGAGCCTGGCCGTGACATCTGAGCAACAGCCCCCACAGCCCCCCTCCAGCCCTTCCCCAGGGCCCAGTCCAGTTCTGTCGCCATCTCAGGAACAGCTCCTGTCTCCAGCATCCATGACACCAGCCCTGGCCTCCACAGGATGGACACCAGCTAAACAGAGGGACGCTCCAGCCCCTAGACCTCCCCCCCAATCTGAAGGGCATCTCCCGGCCCCAGCTCAGGCATCTGGTGCTGTGAGCTCCCCATCCTTGATCCAAGCCCCCCCAGATCCTCGGGTCTCCCCCTCCTTCAGAGCCCGGCCCGAGGTCCCCCGCAGCAGCCCTGAGGATCCTGTCTTGCCCCGGCCACCCCAGACCCTGCCCCTGGATGTGGGCCAGGGTCCTCCAGAGCCTAGCACTCGCTCCCCGGGACTTCTGTCCCCCACCTTTCGGCCAGGTGCCGCCTTAGCCCAGACCGTGCCCCCACCTCTGCCCAAGCCACCTCGGTCTCCCAGCCGCTCCCCCAGCCGCTCCCCCAACCGCTCCCCAGGTGTCCCCCCAGCTCCTGAGATGGCCCTCCCTAGGCCTAGCAGCCAGGGTGCAGGGCCTGGTGAGCGTCTGAGTCCCAGCCTTCAGCCCAGAGAAACTCCGGTCCCGGTGACCACCTCCTCTTCTACACCCACCTCGTCATCCTCCTCTTGGTCAGCCCAGCCCACCTGCAAAAGCGACCCTGGCTTTTG GATCACTGTGGTCACGTGGAACGTGGGCACCGCCATGCCCCCCGACGATGTCACGTCCCTTCTCCACCTGGGCAGCACCAGCGATGACAGTGACAGGGCAGACATGATCGCCATAGG GTTGCAGGAAGTGAACTCCATGATCAACAAGCGGCTCAAGGACGCGCTCTTTACGGACCAGTGGAGCGAGCTCTTCATGGACGCTCTAGGGCCCTTCAACTTTGTGCTG GTGAGCACCGTGCGGATGCAGGGCGTCATCTTGCTGCTGTTTGCCAAGTACTACCATCTGCCCTTCCTGAGGGACGTGCAGACTGACTGCACGCGCACTGGCCTGGGAGGCTACTGG GGCAACAAGGGTGGAGTGAGTGTGCGACTGGCTGCCTTTGGGCACATGCTGTGCTTCCTGAACTGCCACCTGCCGGCCCACATGGATAAAGCGGAGCAGCGCAAGGACAACTTCCAGACCATCCTCAGCCTCCAGCAGTTCCAGGGGCCTGGCGCTCAAGGCATCCTGGATCACGA CCTCGTGTTCTGGTTCGGAGACCTGAACTTCCGCATCGAGAGCTATGACCTGCACTTTGTCAAGGTTGCCATCGATAGTGAGCAGCTCCACCAGCTCTGGGAAAAAGACCAG CTCAACATGGCCAAGAACACCTGGCCCATCCTGAAGGGTTTCCAGGAGGGGCCCCTCAACTTTGCACCCACCTTCAAGTTTGACGTGGGTACTAACAAATATGATACCAG TGCAAAGAAGCGGAAACCAGCCTGGACAGACCGTATCCTGTGGAAGGTCAAGGCTCCAGGTGGAGGTCCAAGCCCCTCAGGAAGGGAGAGCCACCGGCTCCAGGTGACCCAGCACAGCTACCGCAGCCACATGGAATATACCGTCAGTGACCACAAGCCTGTGGCTGCCCAGTTCGTCCTGCAC TTTGCTTTCAGAGACGATGTGCCTCTGGTGCGGCTGGAGGTGGCAGACGAGTGGGTGCGGCCAGAGCAAGCCGTGGTGAGGTACCGCATAGAGACGGTGTTCGCCCGCAGCTCCTGGGACTGGATTGGCTTGTACCGG GTGGGTTTCCGTCACTGCAAGGACTACGTGGCTTATGTCTGGGCCAAACACGAGGATGTGGACGGGAGCACCTACCAG GTGACCTTCAGTGAGGAGTCACTGCCCAAAGGCCACGGAGACTTCATTCTAGGTTATTACAGCCACACCCACGGCATCCTCATCGGTGTCACTGAGCCCTTCCAG ATCTCGCTGCCTACCTCGGAGCCGACCAGCAGCAGCACAGACAGCTCGGGCGCCAGCTCGGAGGATGAGGATGACAGCACCCTGGAGCTGCTGGCACCCAAGTCCCGCAGCCCCAGCCCCGGCAAGTCCAAGCGGCACCGCAGCAGGAGCCCAGGCCTGGCCCGCTTCCCCAGCCTCGCCCTGCGGCCCTCGTCCCGGGAGCGCCGGGGCACCAGCCGAAGCCCCTCGCCCCAGAGCCGCCGCCTGCCCCGGGCAGCCCCCGACGGGGCCGGCAATGGTGGCAGccggggcagcagtgaggaggggCCCCCTGGGCTACCGGGGGCCTGGGCCTTCCCGCCATCTGTGCCTCGAAGCCTGGGCTTGCTGCCTGCCTTGCGCCTAGAGACTGTAGACCCCGGTGGGGGTGGCTGCTGGGGACCTGATCCGGAGGCCCTGGCCTCCTCTGGCAGCCTGTCTCCCAGCCCCCAGGGTCGGCAGGGGCTAGAGGAGGGGGGCCTGGGGCCctga
- the SELENOM gene encoding selenoprotein M isoform X1 produces MHLPLPPLLLLLLLAAVAAATTTFRPDWNRLQGLARARVETCGGUQLNRLKEVKAFVTQDIPLYHNLVMKHLPGADPELVLLGHRFEELERIPLSDMTREEINALVQELGFYRKASPDEPVPPEYLRAPARPAGDAPDHADL; encoded by the exons ATGCACCTCCCGCTGCctccactgttgctgctgctcctcCTCGCGGCAGTCGCGGCCGCCACCACCACCTTCCGGCCCGACTGGAACCGTCTACAAGGCCTGGCCCGAGCCCGGGTAGAG ACATGTGGAGGATGACAGCTTAATCGCCTGAAGGAG GTGAAGGCTTTCGTCACCCAGGacatcccactcta CCACAACCTGGTGATGAAACACCTGCCGGGGGCCGACCCAGAGCTCGTGTTGCTGGGCCACCGCTTTGAGGAACTGGAG CGAATTCCACTCAGCGACATGACCCGCGAGGAGATCAACGCGCTGGTGCAGGAGCTCGGCTTCTACCGCAAGGCGTCGCCCGACGAGCCTGTGCCCCCGGAGTACCTTCGGGCGCCCGCTAGGCCCGCCGGAGACGCTCCTGACCACGCAGACCTGTAG
- the SELENOM gene encoding selenoprotein M isoform X2: MHLPLPPLLLLLLLAAVAAATTTFRPDWNRLQGLARARVEVKAFVTQDIPLYHNLVMKHLPGADPELVLLGHRFEELERIPLSDMTREEINALVQELGFYRKASPDEPVPPEYLRAPARPAGDAPDHADL, translated from the exons ATGCACCTCCCGCTGCctccactgttgctgctgctcctcCTCGCGGCAGTCGCGGCCGCCACCACCACCTTCCGGCCCGACTGGAACCGTCTACAAGGCCTGGCCCGAGCCCGGGTAGAG GTGAAGGCTTTCGTCACCCAGGacatcccactcta CCACAACCTGGTGATGAAACACCTGCCGGGGGCCGACCCAGAGCTCGTGTTGCTGGGCCACCGCTTTGAGGAACTGGAG CGAATTCCACTCAGCGACATGACCCGCGAGGAGATCAACGCGCTGGTGCAGGAGCTCGGCTTCTACCGCAAGGCGTCGCCCGACGAGCCTGTGCCCCCGGAGTACCTTCGGGCGCCCGCTAGGCCCGCCGGAGACGCTCCTGACCACGCAGACCTGTAG